In one window of Thermus aquaticus DNA:
- a CDS encoding HEAT repeat domain-containing protein: MWRRGERLYALLVFLVVALEALALGGLVWVFSGRLLGAFDYPMARLHLLRALFLTALALVVLGAYILVYHAYTALKEARDKALYERYLSAFTEALFSGTEPPPPPWPEPALEALLHLREMLKGEMGEKVARWLRKGRPPWAFRLKSRWASRPVRLEALEALGLARLPETLEAILPYLEHQDPVLRLAAARAAARAAQGKGVLHLGEALLKAGLPKGALLEVLLLLEDRAEPVVALFLEKGGRGEVWAALEAIGRLHLHGLAERVLPFLEAEDPEVQAAALRALARLGYPPVGYEDVVLGLLRREEEFLRVHAARLLPLLPRNLARRALWEALKDPSFYVRRAAAEALASLDLELLRKAGEAHPDPYGRAMAAQVLREVAWNS; encoded by the coding sequence ATGTGGCGCAGGGGTGAGCGCCTTTACGCCCTTTTGGTCTTCCTGGTGGTGGCCCTCGAGGCCCTGGCCCTGGGTGGGCTTGTCTGGGTGTTCTCAGGGCGGCTTCTGGGAGCCTTTGACTATCCTATGGCCAGGCTTCACCTCCTGCGGGCCCTCTTCCTCACCGCCTTGGCCCTCGTGGTCCTCGGGGCCTACATCCTCGTCTACCACGCCTACACCGCCCTCAAGGAGGCCCGGGACAAGGCCCTTTACGAGCGCTACCTTTCCGCCTTCACCGAGGCCCTCTTTTCTGGGACGGAGCCCCCGCCTCCTCCCTGGCCGGAGCCCGCCCTGGAAGCCCTTCTGCACCTGCGGGAGATGCTGAAGGGGGAGATGGGGGAAAAGGTGGCCCGGTGGCTCAGGAAGGGCCGCCCGCCCTGGGCCTTTCGCCTTAAGTCCCGGTGGGCTTCCCGCCCCGTGAGGCTGGAGGCCCTGGAGGCTTTGGGCCTGGCCCGGCTTCCCGAGACCCTGGAGGCCATCCTGCCCTACCTGGAGCACCAGGACCCCGTTCTCCGCCTGGCGGCGGCCCGGGCCGCCGCCAGGGCCGCCCAGGGGAAAGGGGTCTTGCACCTGGGAGAGGCCCTCCTGAAGGCGGGGCTTCCTAAAGGGGCCCTTTTGGAAGTCCTCCTTCTCCTGGAGGACCGGGCGGAGCCCGTGGTGGCCCTTTTCCTGGAAAAGGGGGGAAGGGGGGAGGTCTGGGCGGCTCTGGAGGCCATCGGCCGCCTCCACCTCCACGGCCTGGCGGAGAGGGTCCTGCCCTTTTTGGAGGCGGAGGACCCCGAGGTTCAGGCGGCGGCCCTCAGGGCCCTGGCCCGGCTCGGCTACCCTCCCGTGGGGTACGAGGACGTGGTCCTGGGGCTTTTGCGGAGGGAGGAGGAGTTCTTGAGGGTCCATGCGGCCCGCCTCCTTCCGCTTCTTCCCCGAAACCTGGCCCGAAGGGCCCTCTGGGAGGCCCTCAAGGACCCTTCCTTTTACGTGCGCCGGGCGGCGGCGGAGGCCCTGGCCTCTTTGGACCTGGAGCTTTTGCGGAAAGCGGGCGAGGCCCACCCTGACCCCTACGGCCGGGCCATGGCCGC
- a CDS encoding response regulator transcription factor, which produces MRVLLVEDDPAVARVLEMALSRAGHQVHLARDFPTAKAKLAEPWDAIVLDLNLPGGFGLDLLRHLRQDLGRATPVIILSGLKQERTILEAMRLGAQDYLTKPFSPQELVLRLERYVAQG; this is translated from the coding sequence ATGAGGGTTCTTTTGGTGGAGGACGACCCTGCGGTGGCCCGGGTCCTGGAGATGGCCCTCTCCCGGGCGGGCCATCAGGTCCACCTGGCCAGGGACTTCCCCACGGCCAAGGCGAAGCTGGCCGAGCCCTGGGACGCGATCGTCCTGGACCTGAACCTGCCCGGCGGGTTTGGCCTGGACCTCCTCCGCCACCTGCGCCAGGACCTGGGCCGGGCGACCCCGGTGATCATCCTCTCCGGCCTGAAGCAGGAGAGGACCATCCTGGAGGCCATGCGCCTGGGGGCCCAGGACTACCTCACCAAGCCCTTTAGCCCCCAGGAGCTGGTCCTCAGGCTGGAAAGGTATGTGGCGCAGGGGTGA